cttccatctgccatttcttatgtgaaatttagtgtttctgacgtttttcgttagtgagttaacccactttcccacttttagtaattttcaacctaacctttgtatgggcggtgtgtgtggttattatccaatttcaacttatttcatggtgtgtggtggggtacgtaagagaaccgactgcataaagtttggtttatttagatttattggtttgcgagatatatacaaataaccgatttgggggcggggccacgcccacttcctcaaaaaaaatttatccaaatatgccccttagtgcgatcctttgttccaaatttcacttttataactttatttatggcttagttatgacactttatgtgttttctcttttcgccattttatgggctggcagtggtccgattttgcccattttcgaatgcaatcctctcacggtcccaaggaacgtgtgttccaagttccaTCAATATatcccaatttttactcaagttatccgttgcacggacggacggacggacagacagacattcggattttgactcgtctcgtcaccctgatcattttgatatacatagccttatatctaactggtttagttttatgacttacaaacaaccgttatgtgaacaaaactataatactctctaatgGGGGCATAGCTCACAGATAGCTCTTTATTTCATTGAAGAATATTGGAGATCATTTCTCTTTCACTagaaattatatatagataaactAATATAGTTCGGAAAACATCTGTCTAATGTAGAAACCTGCCAAAAGTAATGGGTCTAATTATTACCGTTTATATTAGCAAACAATTTGAAGCAGAGTGTACGGGACTTCCTTTCAAAAAGACAACGATCCAAAACCTACCTGTGGGGCTCTGGTTCACGGACACCACCCGGACATTAATCACCTATTTCAGCTCGATACGCTTGGTCCAACGATGCTGGAACTTCTTTAACCCTTCTGATAAATACATTTCTTGCAATGCTCGCAACGGTGGCGCAGATAACCTAATCAGTGACTTTTATATGTTTGGAAAAAGTCGAAGTGGCCAAGCCTGGAGAATACGAATAATCGTTGCGTAAATCGACCAATTGAGGCATGTTGACTGCGTTGTCATGGTGGAACCTTATGTTCTTCGTCCCCAAATGAACCGCTATTTTTTGCAATTCAGCATCGATTCAGAGCAATAATTCAACACTTTTACAAGTAGTCAATGTAGATCACACCTTATGAATCCAAAAAACCGGTGTACTTCACCTTTCCTGTCGATAGGAGAGTCTTCGTCCGCTTAGATTAGATTAAGATATTGAGCGATCGCACTGCAACCTACATATGTTCTATTGCTCATTTAACCCCAAAGCGTAAAGAAAGCTTAATAGTGTTCCAGGGCTGACATGATACTATCTCTTTGGGAATACAGGACCCCCATTACTTTACTCCATTTCTTCGCGATTGCAGGACAGTCAACGAGTAGATGATCAGGTGTTTCCGCTTTAGATCACAGAATCGATTTTGATCCGACGAGCAGATTCCTAGTTTGTGCAAATGGCTCCTTAGTCTGCAGTGCACAATATATAGTGCCACTATTTGTTTTAGTTTGTTTCTTATTATCGCGATCAATAGTTTAACCCTATTGAACTTTTCGATACAGTCCAGAACCAGTTCCGGATTTATTTCAAAGGATGATTTTGCCTTgagagccgcttgactatcactAATGATGACTATACACAATGGGGGTTTCTGTCTAATATGACCTCAGCACACTTGCTAATGACATAGATCACAGCTTGAAAGATGGTGGGAATTGTCCCATGGGCACAGATAACTTGAGGTTTGGTCCCGTTAAACCGGTACATGTACCATCTGTTGTCTTAAATCCGTACGTATACCAATTTACGCGATCTTATTACTCTCCTATTACCCTTCGTCCTCTTACAGTATGTGTTGCTTTTTTGTTAGGAATAACATCGGACGTCCATCTCATCtcgttaatttcatttaaaagtaCCATATACGAGAATGTACTTcgcgtcatgattgggaaggacctctccgagccgttcgataccaaacgaggtttcagacaaggtgactcactatcgtgcgacttcacAAGAGATCACTCCTAAAATACGTCGACGACATAACGCAATGCACCGACCACACTGCGGAAGCAGACAGATTTAGATATGCTATAAACTACATGTTATGTATCCTGGCGGAGCCGTTTACACCTTCCTTGCCTCCCTCCCAGTGAATGACGTCCTTGGAGTCTAACCACCACCCATAGCAGACGATGAGCTCGAGTTGTCACgagaaaccagagtgacccttgcgcaacttcgttatGTATATTGCAGCAGGTTAAatttatccagactgaacctcGACTTACAGAATATATGACACCCCACTCCCTTTGGTCCAACACTGTCGAGACGGCACGTTTACTAGTCCTACCATTAAATGACCTCGATAACAACTAGACGTATTCTTTCCGTTTTAGCAGTTCTGGATAATCGTTGAAACAACAACACTCAACCTATTCGTACCGCTACCGTATTACACAACGACTTCACAGACTACATAACCCAAGCTATGCAGAACGTTATTCAAATCACAATTCGTATACATTTTTCATCGATTCTACTGGTTTGTGCCACGGTGAATCGCTCCAAAGAGAAGTGCATACATCTAGCTATTCTCATCAAAAAGTACTCTATATAATTTTggaagaaaataaaagcaagtTGATCGGGGCCCAACTGAACCTCTTAACATACCAAAAGAACGCAtcacaaatatttaaactgTTCCAGCTTTAAAAGAGATTACGAAAACGCAAAAATGACATCAAAGCATTGACAGTATTTGATCAAATATAATAACCAGGCCGTCCCGGTTTGTGGATACATTATGTTTTTAAACCACATTATGTTTTTAAACCACAACACATTTTTGCTTATTAAAAATTGATGTCCCTCAAAATACAATGTATAAATAAAGACACTGTTACATACTTTTTACTACCGataagattttatttgctttaagagAGTAACCGTTAAAATTAGTCAGAAAAAATGTCTAATaacattgtgtgtgtgtgatcaaatatttaattcttttaagCATAGCATTTGtgtcatttttattgttgtcgttTGCAGCAGCGGCAGACACATACTTATTCATAGCAACTTAACTTTGCACACATTTTCCACTTACATAAAAAAcatgattttcatttttaagcACTGTGTGTAACTATGTAGGTGAAAcattatacaaacatacattactTGCTATTGTAATTACCCACCAGATACATTGACATTACATGTTTACCCCGATGTATCTGCAATATCCTTTGCCTTAactacgtttttatttttgttttgattgggggctacatacatatatgtttagtttatgtaaattgtatattaaaCATTCGCACACATCCGGTTTACTTGCGCTCATTTAACTTACTCTTACCAACTCGCTCGCTCTGTAGTGCTCTCTTTAGCTATAAAAAAGCTctctaatttttagttttttgtttttattttggatttttgctaatttatttttacttttagcatatgtatatacgtttaTAAATAGTATGCACTAGTATATGGTATAATGATTTGGTGGTTATCAAATTGTGGGTACACTGCAGTATtgatatttcttgttttttttttttctaaattagtattaatttttcaattctttatttatataagctTAAAAATCAGCAAACATCCAAatggttttgaaaaatttaagtttCGCTTTAAACTCTGCTGCTGGATTTGCTTCAAACCAAAAATCGTGTGTAGACCATGTTTGCggcgaaaattaatttcaatatttctcaaataaaaaatCCTTCCAACTGTTTGCTGGACAAGTGTGTCAAATGAAGGCGCcgttgttcttgttgctgctgtggtttttaccaaataatattatatctcAAAAGCTAAATATGCCAAACtacaaaacaataaagcaataaagtgtaacaaatttcaaattgttcTAACAAGTCCGTTTTGCCAATTTCACTTACAATATTACTTTGTTGTTATCGATCAATTCAATATTTGTGTAGTAGATAGAGGAGGGTCTGGAGGGTCTGCTTTAATAATACACCAGTATATAATTGTgtgaatattgaaatattgtattgttgttgattttatatatatgtatgaatattgtATATACGCGTAAGTTAGGTAGTCAtcaacaagtaattaatttttaatgaaaaaacatatatatacacattataagCTAGTGATAtcggtaaatttaaatttgctattTGCCGCGCATTTTCCGGTTCTTCGATTTTCACAATTCATCGCTTCTATTTAACtatgtatttgtgtaataaTGTTGCAGCAGCTAGTTTTAGGAAATAATTGAAGCGCAATTCATTCATGCagcttttgctttttgttggtGCACTACTTATAGTTTGGATTTTTTTTCTACTTAGATTTGggttttcttcttttattacatacacacacagttttagttgttgtttttgcctattttttttacacattacCACTCGgggaacaaaacaaaaaatgatcaTGTCGTTTCGTTGACTTTTTCTTTCGTGtgctattttaagaaaatttcctgttttttttaatatatagcatatatatgtaagttacACTTCCTAATTTTAtacatcaaaaaaaaataattattataattataagaataatagtagtagtagtaataaACTCAGCAGAAAAAAGATAaaagataaaacaattttatcaccATCAACTGAAAATTGTTCTCGTAGAAACGCCTAACAATGTTAACGCCCAATTTGAAATTTCGGCAAATGCTTAAGATTAATAATGTATAGAGACGtatgtaagtaaattatttaaacacatattgtatgtatgtatgcagattAATTCAAATGGAATCCTTTCTCTTTTGTTGCAGTCAGTAAACGCTCTTTCATTATCTCCTCGGTTTGGTAATCGGGCAGCTTAAGGTAATGTACGCATGTGTTCACCGATGGATAGCTACCATCGCCGGCGTCTACTTTACGTACGACTGTTAAGCGTGGATGCAAATTGGCTAGACCGCCTGGTGGTAGACTACTGCAGCCGGTGGTGAATTGTAGGAACGCCTTGCGCTCGGGTCCTGTCATACTCATTAGTACATTGACAAAACGCAAGAAGCCAGGgctgcaaattgaaaattaatattaatatcgtactaaaaaatatatttaatatatagacACATGTgtgagcaaataaataattagtaattatataataactattatcaaaagtatttacatatatcccCTCTCTCTGGCATTGCATGGATCTGAGAGTGCACAACCCTAAACGACGTTTCCAAAGAACTTGCTCTACTAAGCATATCGAGTCGGAAGAAATTCTCTGCTGAACCCACCCCGAGGGTGTGACTGGATATAGATACCACATACTCAGCATATGTCCCGCATGCAGAGTCTCCGCATGACACTAATCACTTCTTTGCATACCCCCTAAACCCCACTCATCTAATCTTTCCTCTCTGGTTCGACCCTATCGAAACAgttcgtttcctgggcctcccattaaacgacttcgatgacaattaatttaCATTTGCCGCTTCTAGCGGATTTGGGTAAcctttacaataacaacaagcacagTGAGGAGACTGCAGCAGTAACAGCATAGAACAGTCCGTATTATTGCAGTCCAGTGAGTTCTAGCTAAGGTCTGGCTTTATCGTCGAGTGTTCGTTGTTCCTCAGTAACACAACATTCAACGATGAAGTCTTACTATGGTAAGGAGAACAAAGAAGGGCTGGATCAAGGTGTCATGTGACCCCTTTAATAGCCCAGTCTCAAACGGAGTTTACGTATACCTGACGCCCTCCGTAATAAGATAGCCTTACTTGTGTAGCGGGGGGCTATGCGCACGTGGAACTGCTTTCCCCTACACTCGTGGTTCAAAAATTAATACCAGTAaacaaaggaaaacaaaaacaacaagcggaGAAGCGTTGTGTTTCATTCTTATTAAGAAGGGTATATCTGCAACAGGCAACCAAGGTGGAGCTATAGGAAACCATTGATTGCTCAAAACGGGTTCTACCCGACTTTAAAATGGAACCGCCAGTAGCAGCGAAGAAGCGAAAAGGTCAGCTGAAGAGGCTAAGCCGTCAGCAAAAAGACCAAAAACACGGTTGAATCTTGCAAACGAAACAATTTAAGTTATAAAGGAAACATTTAATATATCTTCTACAATTCACTATTTGACGCATACGTATTTATATTCATCCAAGATCAGTGAAACCGATTATTAGTGAGCCGTAATCCAATGCTACAAAGATTACACAATGTGACAACGAACTTAACGAACTCAGACAAATCACCACAGCTTTTTCTTTAACATTATAGAACACACTAAGGACTTAAAGAAAGTTTGGTCATAACAACACTATTACTCTCCCCGAAATGAACAAGAACCATTAATGACTAATATATAACCTCGATTCCGACTGCAAACACTTACCTATCTTTGGAGTAACCAAGTTTGGGCTCTGTGTAGTTGATGAGATCTTCACGTGTCCATTGCGGATGTTGCTCACCGCAAATCATCATACGCGCCTCGGCCGGACTGAATGCGGCCAATTTTTTGAGTGGGAAGACCTCACAGAAACCACGATGAAATGCTTCCAACTGTTTGGCAATACCATCTTGCAGCACGTAACTTATCAACAGATCGCAATATTCTTCCAAATTGTTAAGCGTAACATCAATATTGGCGCCATTTGGTACCAGTTCAGCATACGGATAACCGTAAACAGAAGAACtgggtaaatatgtaaatgtcaaGGCTAAATCCTCCAAATCGATTTCCTCATTTCGTTTGGTACGCAATTTTAGTGCGGCCAAATGTTCACGTCTCTGTTCGGGCGTCAGCGTGGCATCACTCTCCACGGCCTGTTTGCGTGCAACCAATTCCTGCAGTTCCCTTATAAACTCATAACGTATCGGATCGATTTCCGCGAGATTTTCATACGCCAAAATGCCATCATACCAACTAGTAGGTGTGGTGTTGTTATATTCTGCGTTAGCATTACCGCCAACACCACTTAATAGTTTCGAGCAAGTTTCGGCCAATTCAGAATCCTCTGATACTACTGAAGAGGTCATTGGATCTTCAGAGACGGGATTCGATTGAATTTGATGTACACCACGTGAAAGCACTTTATTGTGACATAACAGTTTTAGGAACGAATTCGAAAGTGGTAAATCCACTAAACGCATATCTTGCAGCACTTTAGCTAAAAATACACCAAGGAACCAAAAGTATTTCGATACACGATCGCAAATCTCAGAATTTTGCGGTAATGGCGCTGGGAAAAGACCATGCTCGCGACGATTTACATAATAACCGATTGGTTTAACGTCATCGTTGGCGATAAGATGTTTTGTTTGATCGCTGGTTTTCTCGTGCAACTCCAGATCGGCATCATCACACAGCCACATACAGAGATCGGTGCGTTGCAATTCGGCTGCGACCTAAAACAAGCAAACATTTATTTCATACGATTATTATTTGTAAACCGTATATTTATTTCGTTAAACATACCAATGCAAAGAACTCCAATGTGGGTCCCAAACCAGTACCCTGTTCGCCCACAAATTCCACCTCCAGCACAGACTTACGATTGCAGTGCACCTTCATCACCTGCATGGCCCACTCGAGTAGATTCTCGTTGCGTGGCACTTTGACGCGCTCATGCTTCAAGCGGCCAACACGGAACTCGTGCTGATCATCACGCCTTGGACTGAGTCCGGGCATGCGTTGACGCTCCAATGTTACATCACGCTGCGACTGTAGACAAACAATACTACGCGAAGCGCCAAATGCAGTGAAATTGAAATACAGCTGACGTGTTTCGAATGGAAACAGGAAGGGGCAAGCCTGATTGAGATCTTCACACCAATTGGGTAAAGAGTTGCTGGCCAACACCAAAGGATCCTGTATCTGCTGTTGTAGTTTATTGGTGATTTTCTTACTCATGAAAATTTCGTGCGGCAAATTGCCGCCAGCTGTTGTATTTGTGTCAGCGCTAAcggttgttgtgtttgttgcttCTGTGACGCTCTCCTTTTGATTGAGCGCATTCAATTGGCTGAGCAGTTGCAAAACATCATCCACAGAGCAGGTAACATTCTCAGATGTTGTGAATTCACCGCGTATGGGTGAGTTAGGTGAGAGCGTTGATGCGCCACTTTTTGACGATACCACAGGGGTATTTGGACCATCATCACATTCCATTACAGTGCCACTAATGCCAGCGCTAACACACTCTTGTGGCGTCACCTCGCGATAGACAATGGTGTATGTGGGTTCCCAGGCTTTGCGGAACTTATCTGTCTTATTCAATTGTGAAACTTGCAAAAGCTCCTGTACGGCACGGAATATCGTCCACTCGCTATTACTCAATTCGATCTCGACATCCGGTACACCGCCTATGCTGGGGCCACGCAACACCAACGACAGTACTGGCTGTGGTAATGGTACGTGCTCGTCTTGACGCAACGATTCGGCACTGGTGCCTGGTGCTGGTATCTCCAAGTCAGAGGTCTGGTTGACATTAGTACGTCCAGGGCGGGGATCGAAGGCTGGTATCAGTGCGGAGAATTGGCGTTTCAGCACGAATTCATCATCCCAAGATTTGCGCTTGCTCACGCCGGCCAAACGATTCTCTAGAGTCTCGTCATCCATGAAAGTTAGCAGATTGCGCGATACCATTACTTGCAGCAATGTGTTCTAGAGGGCGAAAACAATGTAGATAAAGATATTTATGTAGTTGAAGAttgtttcacaaatttttagtaACTAAACACGCAAAGCTTTAAGAAGACATTGATTATTTGGCGAAGTTGACGGTTAAAACATatagtttttggtttttataataattaataagatTTTACCacaaattttagttttcaaaagAATTCTAGTATAGCTgtttgaattatataaaaaaagaggttatcacaaataaataagataaaaaaatttaaacaattcgaAGTACTCCGTCACTCTTGAATACTTTtcgttcatatacatacatatatgcaaaaaagtagacacatacatacatggaaagcacataaataataaagtaaaaaagtgcatTAAGATTGCAACAAAATTACCAATCGACTTACTCCAACTTCTTCGTATTCGTCTTCGTTCTCTTCATCGTCATTGTCTTCGTCCATTTCGTCGTCATCGTCCATATCGCCAAGTAAAGCTGGTGCACGACAACTCTCCAAGAAATCTTCCAATGAAACTTGTTCACTATCGCTTGAAGTCGAGGTGAGACTCATCGTTAGTGCTGGATTTATAGATGTTTGAACTTGTTGACCGGTAGAGGAGTTGCCATTACCAGCGGTGCCAGTATTTGAACCACCACTGTTGcctattatatacatttataaaaattaataataattatatttctacATAGATATTTAATTCGTGCATAACTCGACATACCGGCATTATTAGACGAGAGACTTGGATAACTTTGAGCGGTGCTCAATAGACCCGAGTGGAAATTGCTCGATAAGGCCAATTTTACTAGGCTCGTCACCGAATTCGGTCCACGTGGGAAGAACGAACTGGTGCCAACACTCTGGTTATTGCGCTCATTCGAATTCGAGTTGGAGCTGATCATTTGGTTGTTTTGTAGGTTAGTTGTGCCTTGCGAGGTGCGACGACGTGCCATGGCGGCAAAAGTCTCCAAGAGACCAGTATGACTGGTCACCTCAGATTGTGAGGTGGTTTCCGAAACAGATGTCGTAGTCAAATTAGGTACGCTAACGCTCATTTGGTTCGATACGGAAACATTAACATTATCGGCGGAGCCGCCCAATTGTTGTGTGGTGTCAACAGACTGTAAATCCCCGGCATGTTGTTGATCTACTTCAATAGGTGGTGGCGGTGGTTGCAACTGTTGTACTTGTTGCTCGCTAACGTTAGTCGATCTATTGGTGGTCAATGTAGTACCTGGCATACCAGAAAGATTTTTATACTCCGCCATTTCAATGTTACTACGTTTTTCTGTGTCGACCTTCAAAGCGGGCGTGCGTACAGACTTCTCCGCTGCGGTAGCGCTGCAATCGACCACCACCGAAGTACCCGAAGTATCTGTTGAACCGGTGTTGAGCTGTTCATTGCCGCTCTCAGGCTTACCGGTAACATTTGAGAACTTAACCGCTGATGTCATCAGATTTGCAGCCGATAGTGACAATATATCCGAAGAGAGtatgttattggtgttgttgcgtATCATATCGACACCATCGCGCATTTTATCGATCATCTCCAAAGCCTCCGAAGAGAACTGTGACACACGTTGCCCAGCCGATGTATTCGCGCGTAGGTTAACTAAAAGTCCCTTGCCCATACTGCCGCTGGCGCTTGCTGAATTATTTGCATTCATCTTATTGTTGGCTTCAATATTTGTGGATTTCAGTTCGTCGCTTTGTTGCAACGATACACTACGCAGCAGTGGAGCGGTAGTGTTTGATGGTGCTGTTGATGTGCTTGAAACGGCACCCGTTGCCTGTGTGCCAACCACACCGGCGTTGCCAAAAATAGCGGCGAGTGCATTGCGGCTACTACTGCCTCCACTCCCACCGTAACCAGTTGAAGAGCTCACAGTGCAGCCGCTGACATTGGGTGTGTTCGCCTCAGTCAACACCAAATTTTCGGTGATTGTAGCCAAATCGGAAACAACATTCGCATTAATAGCCTGCATGGAGTTGTTAATAGCTGAGAGATCGGCAATATTTTCGCGTTCACGCAACAAGGTAACTCCACTGCCACCAGTTGTGGCCGAACTACCCATACCGCTGCTCTCGCCATCATCACCACTATTTCCGGCTGTGGAATTGAGCATTTGTGTCTTGGCCGAGCTAAAGACACTCTCCGTAATAGCCTCAACAGCTTGCTTCCAAGCCAAGTTATCAGCGGATGCTGCCTGATCTGAAGGCACTTCCGTATTTCGATTGATTTCAGTGGCCTCGGGCAGTGAAGGCGTCGAGCTGGACTTGCGCGAAGTAAGCGTACCAGCCTTTTCGTATTTCTTGCCACCAGCTGCAACTGCTGTTTGGCCTGCGGCTGTTACTGCAGCCACCGGTGCAATTGATGTGCCACCCTCGAACATGGATAAATTGTCGCAGTTCGCCAGCTTCAAATCATATTTGCCTTCCGCACCCATACGATAAGAATTACGCCCGCCATGATCCCACTTTACATCAATCCAACCGTTATGTATCTCACCGGTAACCGTACCCTCACAGCAACCGTCCTGATCATCCCAATGCCAGTCAACGCCACGCACTACACGTGCGCCCGTCGTTATATGTTTGAGTTGTGCGCGTATCTGACGACGCTCCTTACGTATTTTAGCCTCTGCTTCCTTGGCGCCTTTGCCAATGTCATCGCAGATGCTCACCACGCGTCCATAAATCTCGAAACCGCTAAGACTCAGATAATGTGTCTGACCGGAGGCATTGCGCCCATTCTGCTGCACGCGTATGTGACGGAAACCGTGCATCTCATCGGGTGCACAGACTATGGGCCAAGTCGCAGTGCTGCCGGGCTCCACCAAACTCTTGTCGTCCGTGTGTGTAACCAGTGTAGTCCATGTGACACCATCCTTCGAGCCTTGCAGCATCCAATTACGTAGTGCGGAACGTCCATAGCCGCGTGCGTGACGCAAAGTGTATGCATTGGGTATTAAGTAGACACCGAGATCAATTGCGAACCAGGCTTTCTTATTGTCTTTTGTGTGACAGTTCACCGAAACGCTATCACGCGAGAGTATGTCCTCTAATTTACCATAAGGCAGTGTCTTGCCTTCAGAGCTGGTCACCTGCACCAAACCGTACTGTGCAGGATTCACCCAATCACAGGTGCCACCATTTGAGCCGATATAGTACATAAGACCCTCTTCATCGAAATCGTAGTGATGCTTGAAGACCATACCCTGACGATGTTCGCGCAATTTCTTTAGATAATGATA
This portion of the Zeugodacus cucurbitae isolate PBARC_wt_2022May chromosome 3, idZeuCucr1.2, whole genome shotgun sequence genome encodes:
- the LOC105216856 gene encoding E3 ubiquitin-protein ligase Ufd4 isoform X4 → MGDVDPETLLEWLSMGQGDERDMQLIALEQLCMLLLMSDNVDRCFESCPPRTFLPALCKIFLDDLAPENVLEVTARAITYYLDVSAECTRRIVAIDGAIKAICNRLVVADLSSRTSRDLAEQCIKVLELICTREAGAVFDGGGLNCVLTFIRDCGSQVHKDTLHSAMAVVSRLCTKVEPNAPCIQNCVESLSTLLQHEDPMVADGALKCFASVADRYTRKWVDPAPLAEYGLVEELLKRLGNAAGPVNNTSTSTAASPGATTGASTSATTTGSSGNNDSISSVTTTTTTTQNKPTQTNDTSRTSQSISTTISLLSTLCRGSPSITHDLLRSQLPDAIERALKGDERCVLDCMRLADLLLLLLFEGRQALNRVGTAGGAQGQLAARVRRNDSSAERTHRQLIDCIRSKDTEALQEAIESGGIDVNCMDDVGQTLLNWASAFGTLEMVEYLCEKGADVNKGQRSSSLHYAACFGRPSIAKVLLKYGAYPDLRDEDGKTPLDKARERADDGHREVAAILQSPGEWMAAGNLAANKDGADDNGTLEPRGDPEMAPIYLKLFLPVFCRTFQGTMLGSVRRASLGLIKKMVQYAQSGVLKGLCQPQLEAVTGTNAQNLGTLLVEVVASVLDNEDDDDGHLVVLNIIEELMSKTQDEFLDHFARLGVFSKVQALMEPENEVNDATATATVNTVHVGANAITATTVEDQLNQSSSSGITSSTQLQPQTTAATDDAMEDAKEILQGKAYHWHEWSICRGRDCLYVWSDSAALELSNGSNGWFRFILDGKLATMYSSGSPENGNDSSENRGEFLEKLLRARSAVRPGAPSQPILPTVSVLRLVVGNWVLQSQKPNQLQVHNTEGHQVTILQDELPGFIFESNRGTKHTFTAEHTLGPDFASGWSTGKKKKIKTKTEVQKTQVKNLARDLYNKYFKAAQAVPRGAVAKLTSIVKQIEVALEEQRLSPHSNWQEKLRASLNELAQLLHEDGVVSAYEMHSSGLVQALVAVLSKNYWDNGLSRNKTNKMLKQRINIFKQCIFDAKLPSGDMRNTTASILVQKLVAVLESTEKLPIYMYDAPGASYGLQILTKRLRFRLERAACETTLFDRTGRTLKMEPLATVDQLAKYLLKMVAKQWYDMDRSTYHYLKKLREHRQGMVFKHHYDFDEEGLMYYIGSNGGTCDWVNPAQYGLVQVTSSEGKTLPYGKLEDILSRDSVSVNCHTKDNKKAWFAIDLGVYLIPNAYTLRHARGYGRSALRNWMLQGSKDGVTWTTLVTHTDDKSLVEPGSTATWPIVCAPDEMHGFRHIRVQQNGRNASGQTHYLSLSGFEIYGRVVSICDDIGKGAKEAEAKIRKERRQIRAQLKHITTGARVVRGVDWHWDDQDGCCEGTVTGEIHNGWIDVKWDHGGRNSYRMGAEGKYDLKLANCDNLSMFEGGTSIAPVAAVTAAGQTAVAAGGKKYEKAGTLTSRKSSSTPSLPEATEINRNTEVPSDQAASADNLAWKQAVEAITESVFSSAKTQMLNSTAGNSGDDGESSGMGSSATTGGSGVTLLRERENIADLSAINNSMQAINANVVSDLATITENLVLTEANTPNVSGCTVSSSTGYGGSGGSSSRNALAAIFGNAGVVGTQATGAVSSTSTAPSNTTAPLLRSVSLQQSDELKSTNIEANNKMNANNSASASGSMGKGLLVNLRANTSAGQRVSQFSSEALEMIDKMRDGVDMIRNNTNNILSSDILSLSAANLMTSAVKFSNVTGKPESGNEQLNTGSTDTSGTSVVVDCSATAAEKSVRTPALKVDTEKRSNIEMAEYKNLSGMPGTTLTTNRSTNVSEQQVQQLQPPPPPIEVDQQHAGDLQSVDTTQQLGGSADNVNVSVSNQMSVSVPNLTTTSVSETTSQSEVTSHTGLLETFAAMARRRTSQGTTNLQNNQMISSNSNSNERNNQSVGTSSFFPRGPNSVTSLVKLALSSNFHSGLLSTAQSYPSLSSNNAGNSGGSNTGTAGNGNSSTGQQVQTSINPALTMSLTSTSSDSEQVSLEDFLESCRAPALLGDMDDDDEMDEDNDDEENEDEYEEVGNTLLQVMVSRNLLTFMDDETLENRLAGVSKRKSWDDEFVLKRQFSALIPAFDPRPGRTNVNQTSDLEIPAPGTSAESLRQDEHVPLPQPVLSLVLRGPSIGGVPDVEIELSNSEWTIFRAVQELLQVSQLNKTDKFRKAWEPTYTIVYREVTPQECVSAGISGTVMECDDGPNTPVVSSKSGASTLSPNSPIRGEFTTSENVTCSVDDVLQLLSQLNALNQKESVTEATNTTTVSADTNTTAGGNLPHEIFMSKKITNKLQQQIQDPLVLASNSLPNWCEDLNQACPFLFPFETRQLYFNFTAFGASRSIVCLQSQRDVTLERQRMPGLSPRRDDQHEFRVGRLKHERVKVPRNENLLEWAMQVMKVHCNRKSVLEVEFVGEQGTGLGPTLEFFALVAAELQRTDLCMWLCDDADLELHEKTSDQTKHLIANDDVKPIGYYVNRREHGLFPAPLPQNSEICDRVSKYFWFLGVFLAKVLQDMRLVDLPLSNSFLKLLCHNKVLSRGVHQIQSNPVSEDPMTSSVVSEDSELAETCSKLLSGVGGNANAEYNNTTPTSWYDGILAYENLAEIDPIRYEFIRELQELVARKQAVESDATLTPEQRREHLAALKLRTKRNEEIDLEDLALTFTYLPSSSVYGYPYAELVPNGANIDVTLNNLEEYCDLLISYVLQDGIAKQLEAFHRGFCEVFPLKKLAAFSPAEARMMICGEQHPQWTREDLINYTEPKLGYSKDSPGFLRFVNVLMSMTGPERKAFLQFTTGCSSLPPGGLANLHPRLTVVRKVDAGDGSYPSVNTCVHYLKLPDYQTEEIMKERLLTATKEKGFHLN